CCTGCTTTTGGCTCAAAAGCCTCAAAAGAATGGGATTATTCCCATTGACAGTTCATACACGGTAGCGCATGAATGGGAGCAAAACCATAAAATCTATCCATTCATTTCAATAGTTGAAGATGGAGATACGAGGAATTTACTAATTCATAATCATATAACATACACTCATTATGGAGAACGATATCTCCATCTTGATGTAGCACAACCTAAAATCATTCATGGGACAAAACAGCCTGTTGTATTAATCATCCATGCAGGTGGGTGGTGTTCTGGAACCTATCAAATGGATAGACCTATCGCCTATGAATTAGCGAGACATGGTTTTGCCACCGTCTGTGCAGAATACCGAATGTCTCCGGAAGCAAAATATCCTGCTGCCATCAAAGACGTTGAAACAGCCCTACGTTGGATAAGGGCTTATGCGAAACAATATCATTTTGACCCAAATAAAGTCGCTATTCTTGGATCTTCTGCCGGTGGACAATTAGCGGCTTTAGTTGGCAGTCTGAATACGGCTTAC
The sequence above is drawn from the Microbacter margulisiae genome and encodes:
- a CDS encoding alpha/beta hydrolase — encoded protein: MMLSKKIMFAIVGNLLFFSLLLAQKPQKNGIIPIDSSYTVAHEWEQNHKIYPFISIVEDGDTRNLLIHNHITYTHYGERYLHLDVAQPKIIHGTKQPVVLIIHAGGWCSGTYQMDRPIAYELARHGFATVCAEYRMSPEAKYPAAIKDVETALRWIRAYAKQYHFDPNKVAILGSSAGGQLAALVGSLNTAYPTFETNAYKRCSVHVNAVVDMDGILTFIGHGSKEGKDQPGKLSCATRWFGVSMKINPAPYLQASALTHVNPHSAPFLFINSSLARMHAGRNALIAKLNQYGIYSEVHEIPNTPHTYWLFHPWFDEAMRYTINFLSKELFYNPIVQNNPRNP